The following coding sequences are from one Nitrospirota bacterium window:
- a CDS encoding response regulator codes for MTDIQGLIMLIEDEPQMRRFLRITLQGHGYRLIEATTGQDGLIQAATRNPDVILLDLGLPDIDGLEITKRLREWSQIPIIVLSAREQEEDKINALDGGADDYLTKPFGAGELLARIRVALRHISIKHNGSDEPIFSIELT; via the coding sequence ATGACAGACATACAAGGATTGATTATGTTAATTGAAGATGAACCTCAGATGCGTCGTTTTCTCCGCATAACTCTTCAGGGGCACGGCTATCGTCTCATTGAGGCTACCACCGGACAGGATGGGTTGATACAGGCTGCAACACGAAATCCGGATGTCATACTGCTTGATCTCGGGCTGCCGGATATTGATGGACTTGAAATTACCAAGAGACTCCGTGAGTGGAGCCAAATTCCGATAATTGTACTTTCTGCGCGCGAACAGGAAGAGGATAAAATAAATGCGCTTGATGGCGGTGCAGATGACTATCTGACGAAACCATTTGGTGCGGGAGAACTGCTTGCCCGGATTCGTGTAGCCCTACGTCATATTTCTATAAAGCATAACGGCAGTGATGAGCCGATCTTTTCTATTGAACTCACATGA
- a CDS encoding winged helix-turn-helix domain-containing protein, whose amino-acid sequence MEYRLLSVLIKHAGKVMTHTQLLKEVWGAAYVRQTHYLRIYMAQLRHKLEADPTRPHFFINEHGVGYRLRIDTHT is encoded by the coding sequence ATTGAATACCGGCTTTTGTCGGTACTTATCAAACATGCAGGTAAGGTTATGACACACACTCAACTTTTAAAAGAAGTGTGGGGAGCGGCTTATGTCAGGCAGACTCATTACCTGCGCATTTATATGGCCCAGCTTCGCCACAAGCTTGAAGCAGACCCTACCCGGCCGCATTTCTTTATAAATGAACATGGTGTAGGATACAGGCTCAGGATTGACACACACACTTAA
- the zapB gene encoding cell division protein ZapB translates to MDDFVRQIPIFSVNNSVDINNAANKSVTNKNVKRGDVPMSLDKINMLEDRVSEVLDYIKVLQKEKNELEQQIEEKDKAFKELQGQIEEFKKVEDEFNRIRDERVEVRSRVEKIIDTLKGIGGE, encoded by the coding sequence ATGGATGATTTCGTCCGGCAAATCCCAATTTTTTCAGTCAATAATAGCGTAGATATTAATAATGCAGCCAACAAGAGTGTAACAAACAAGAATGTAAAAAGAGGAGATGTGCCAATGAGTTTAGACAAGATCAATATGCTTGAGGACAGGGTGTCGGAGGTACTGGATTATATAAAGGTACTTCAGAAAGAGAAGAATGAACTTGAACAGCAGATAGAGGAAAAGGATAAGGCATTTAAAGAACTTCAGGGACAGATTGAAGAATTCAAAAAGGTTGAAGATGAATTCAACAGGATTAGAGATGAAAGGGTTGAGGTACGTTCAAGGGTTGAAAAGATTATAGATACCTTAAAAGGCATAGGCGGCGAATAG
- a CDS encoding cell division protein ZapA, which produces MGVEVEIFGQRFIIKSDEDQAYIRKLAEYVDKKMNEVNGKLQLSTPRKVAVLAALNITHELFNMKREMQEKDTDIANRADRLLELISIEFKA; this is translated from the coding sequence ATGGGTGTGGAAGTAGAGATATTCGGTCAGCGGTTTATCATAAAGAGCGATGAGGATCAGGCTTATATCCGTAAACTTGCCGAATATGTGGATAAGAAGATGAATGAAGTGAATGGAAAGCTTCAGTTGTCTACACCGCGTAAGGTTGCAGTACTTGCCGCACTGAATATTACCCATGAACTTTTTAACATGAAAAGGGAGATGCAGGAAAAGGATACTGATATAGCAAATCGGGCTGACAGGCTTCTGGAGCTTATTTCTATTGAATTCAAAGCCTGA